In a genomic window of Sulfurimonas denitrificans DSM 1251:
- a CDS encoding RluA family pseudouridine synthase, whose translation MPFIIKKIFATQKERAFSFLKRELELSQREIQRYIAIGRVLVNGAPIVKPSDYLQGEVEYIYFEPISKGLAPHFIEERFVVFDKPSGMLIHPQNRFTEYSLIDELKAQFGMNANIAHRIDQETSGLVLCAKDKKSEVDIKMMFQERDMKKKYLAMVHGELKEELRIDAPLLRYDDEKSALVRMVVKVDPTGKESLTFVRPLKYFPITDTTLVECSPHTGRQHQIRVHMFHMKHPIVGDPVYGQSEESVVRYLDRKIERDERVKLSGAKRLLLHANELEFELYGKKHIIKSSVNFEKICFENMKV comes from the coding sequence TTGCCATTTATAATTAAAAAAATATTTGCCACCCAAAAAGAGAGAGCCTTTAGTTTTTTAAAAAGAGAGTTAGAACTTTCTCAAAGAGAGATTCAAAGATATATAGCAATTGGGAGAGTTCTTGTAAATGGAGCACCGATAGTAAAACCATCAGATTATTTACAAGGTGAGGTAGAGTATATATATTTTGAGCCTATCTCAAAAGGCTTGGCTCCACACTTTATTGAAGAGAGATTCGTAGTTTTTGATAAGCCAAGTGGAATGCTTATCCATCCTCAAAATAGATTTACAGAGTACTCTTTGATAGATGAGCTTAAGGCTCAGTTTGGGATGAATGCAAACATTGCTCATAGAATAGATCAAGAGACTAGCGGTCTTGTTTTGTGTGCAAAAGACAAAAAGAGTGAAGTAGATATTAAGATGATGTTTCAAGAGAGAGATATGAAGAAAAAGTATCTTGCTATGGTTCATGGAGAGTTAAAAGAGGAACTGCGTATCGATGCTCCACTTTTAAGATACGATGATGAAAAGAGTGCACTTGTGAGAATGGTTGTAAAAGTTGATCCAACTGGAAAAGAGTCTTTAACATTTGTTAGACCATTGAAGTACTTCCCCATAACAGATACAACATTAGTAGAGTGCTCTCCTCATACAGGAAGACAGCATCAGATAAGAGTCCATATGTTTCACATGAAACATCCCATAGTTGGAGATCCAGTCTATGGACAGAGTGAAGAGAGTGTGGTTAGATATCTAGATAGAAAAATAGAAAGAGATGAGAGAGTAAAACTAAGTGGCGCTAAGAGACTTTTGTTACATGCTAATGAGTTAGAATTTGAACTTTATGGCAAAAAGCATATTATTAAAAGCAGTGTGAATTTCGAAAAAATATGTTTTGAAAATATGAAAGTTTAA
- the rsmA gene encoding 16S rRNA (adenine(1518)-N(6)/adenine(1519)-N(6))-dimethyltransferase RsmA, whose amino-acid sequence MEKIVAKKKFGQNFLKDESVLQKIIEAMPNNDNKIVEIGPGLGDLTKFLVDVKSVDAFEVDTDLCKVLQNKFEREIATKQLRIHCGDVLTAWKSELIEESYDLVANLPYYIATNIILKALADPKCKNILVMVQLEVAEKFCANDGDKVFGSLSIITQSVGEAHIVVNVPPSAFEPQPKINSAVFLIQKKSDRSDKDFEDMLRVAFTQPRKTLMKNLSSTYDKAMLQEIFEKLSLAQTIRPHQVSTNDYHQLYKLARSLDGTRERTEC is encoded by the coding sequence ATGGAAAAAATAGTAGCTAAAAAGAAATTTGGTCAAAATTTCTTAAAAGATGAGAGTGTTTTACAAAAAATAATCGAAGCGATGCCCAATAACGATAATAAAATCGTAGAAATTGGCCCTGGCTTAGGTGATTTAACTAAATTTTTAGTAGATGTCAAAAGTGTAGATGCTTTTGAGGTCGATACCGATTTGTGTAAAGTGTTACAAAATAAGTTTGAAAGAGAGATCGCAACCAAGCAACTCCGCATACATTGTGGGGATGTACTCACTGCTTGGAAGAGTGAACTTATAGAAGAGTCGTATGATTTGGTGGCAAATTTGCCATACTATATAGCGACAAATATAATTCTAAAGGCCCTCGCAGATCCAAAATGTAAAAACATACTTGTAATGGTACAGCTCGAAGTAGCAGAAAAATTTTGTGCAAACGACGGCGATAAGGTGTTTGGTTCTTTGAGTATTATAACTCAGAGTGTTGGAGAAGCACACATAGTTGTGAATGTTCCACCAAGCGCATTTGAACCACAGCCAAAGATTAATTCTGCTGTTTTTTTGATACAAAAAAAGAGTGATAGAAGTGATAAAGATTTTGAGGATATGCTTAGAGTTGCATTTACGCAGCCTAGAAAAACTCTTATGAAAAATCTATCCTCAACGTATGATAAAGCAATGCTTCAAGAGATTTTTGAAAAACTCTCACTCGCACAAACGATACGACCCCATCAAGTCTCTACAAATGACTATCACCAACTCTATAAATTAGCAAGGAGTTTGGATGGAACAAGAGAAAGAACAGAGTGTTAA
- a CDS encoding putative bifunctional diguanylate cyclase/phosphodiesterase yields MSDKTYKLVDILNLHPSKVAVEERLNLALNFFESTNEGILIANREGLIKFVNRAFCEITGYTQEEAIGKKPNILKSGIHDIAFYKSMRESLEKNGYWKGEIWDKRKNGEIYPQILSISKNKNSKFSENYYMSVFTDISDIKKSEKKVYYNANYDSLTKLPNRTYFNKELEAILKEADKENYQVALYFIDIDKFKEVNDTHGHNVGDKMLINVSKRLLNSIRENDVIARIGGDEFVLIAKNIKSEENVKQLASNLKKKIKEPMEVDNQIFHVGLSIGVAIYPQHGISSEELLKNADIAMYEVKKSTRDGFKIYDKLMSTKIAMAISIQKDIRKALEEDMFIVYYQPVIDMHTNSIIGAEALVRWNHPQKGILEPESFLQYVLSGDVGREFGCMVFSEILTDLKHINETLPKSKLQISVNISKYQLSNSTFCFDFLNIFERNFINADQLELEIIETEIMQNREMIKKNVEELSLCGFNIAFDNFGTGYSSLSYLRDIKVDKLKIDKSFVKNMLENEKDLNIVKSIIDIGKLFDLKVQAQGVETKEQYIKLKEIGCHFSQGFYHSQPLCVDDFMGYYNKI; encoded by the coding sequence TTGTCAGACAAAACATATAAACTTGTTGATATTTTAAATTTGCATCCCTCAAAAGTAGCAGTTGAAGAAAGATTAAATCTAGCGCTTAACTTTTTTGAAAGTACTAATGAGGGGATATTGATAGCAAATAGAGAAGGCTTGATAAAATTTGTAAATAGAGCCTTTTGCGAAATAACAGGTTATACTCAAGAAGAAGCTATTGGAAAAAAACCAAATATTTTAAAATCTGGAATCCATGATATAGCATTTTATAAAAGTATGCGAGAAAGTCTAGAAAAAAATGGTTATTGGAAGGGTGAGATATGGGATAAAAGAAAAAATGGCGAGATATATCCGCAGATTTTATCGATATCTAAAAATAAAAACTCCAAATTCAGTGAAAATTACTACATGTCGGTTTTTACTGATATATCAGATATTAAAAAGAGCGAGAAAAAAGTTTACTATAATGCTAACTACGACTCTTTAACCAAACTTCCAAACAGAACTTACTTCAATAAAGAACTTGAGGCTATACTAAAAGAAGCCGATAAAGAAAACTATCAAGTTGCTCTTTATTTCATAGATATAGACAAGTTTAAAGAAGTAAACGATACGCATGGACATAATGTTGGCGATAAGATGCTTATAAACGTATCAAAAAGACTTTTAAACAGCATAAGAGAGAATGATGTTATAGCTAGAATAGGTGGAGACGAGTTTGTTTTAATAGCTAAAAATATAAAAAGTGAAGAAAATGTCAAACAGCTCGCATCTAATCTTAAAAAAAAGATTAAAGAACCAATGGAGGTAGATAATCAAATCTTTCATGTTGGTCTATCTATCGGTGTTGCTATATATCCGCAACACGGCATCTCGAGTGAAGAGTTATTGAAAAATGCCGACATTGCTATGTATGAAGTTAAAAAAAGCACAAGAGACGGCTTTAAAATATATGATAAATTGATGTCAACTAAAATTGCAATGGCTATATCCATCCAAAAGGATATAAGAAAAGCATTGGAAGAGGATATGTTTATTGTTTATTATCAACCTGTTATAGATATGCACACAAACTCCATAATAGGTGCAGAAGCACTTGTAAGATGGAATCATCCACAAAAAGGGATACTAGAGCCTGAGAGTTTTTTACAATATGTTTTATCAGGAGATGTAGGAAGAGAGTTTGGTTGCATGGTTTTTTCAGAGATTTTAACAGATTTGAAGCACATAAATGAAACATTGCCAAAAAGTAAGCTGCAAATATCTGTAAATATATCAAAATATCAGCTATCAAACTCGACTTTTTGCTTCGATTTTTTAAATATATTTGAAAGAAATTTTATTAATGCAGATCAGTTAGAGTTAGAGATAATAGAAACCGAGATTATGCAAAACAGAGAAATGATAAAAAAAAATGTGGAAGAACTCTCTTTATGCGGATTTAATATAGCTTTTGACAATTTTGGAACAGGCTATTCAAGCCTCAGTTATTTGCGTGATATAAAAGTAGATAAACTAAAAATAGACAAATCATTTGTAAAAAACATGCTAGAAAATGAGAAAGATTTAAATATAGTAAAATCAATAATAGATATAGGGAAACTTTTTGATTTAAAAGTTCAAGCTCAGGGTGTAGAAACTAAAGAGCAGTATATAAAATTAAAAGAGATAGGTTGTCATTTCTCACAAGGTTTTTACCATTCACAACCACTTTGTGTTGATGACTTTATGGGTTATTATAATAAAATTTGA
- a CDS encoding purine-nucleoside phosphorylase has product MIICAGNSETFDFATPMGVGLLEMTINLTRAALFDKPEFLLFVGSAGSYGEYNIFDIVESKTAANIELAFLSNDAYTPLDNVISTNIDQTKKDVIVNSSNYISTNEELTKKFLKLGIGIENMEFFAVLSVAKEFDIPAGGIFCITNYTNKNAHNDFLKNHEEAKKLLDLHVKRRVEELTKK; this is encoded by the coding sequence ATGATTATATGTGCTGGAAATAGTGAAACTTTTGATTTTGCAACTCCAATGGGAGTAGGGCTCCTTGAGATGACTATTAACCTAACACGCGCTGCTCTTTTTGATAAACCTGAATTTTTACTCTTTGTAGGAAGTGCTGGGAGTTATGGCGAATACAATATTTTTGATATTGTAGAATCAAAAACAGCTGCTAATATCGAACTTGCGTTTTTATCTAATGATGCTTACACTCCTTTGGATAATGTTATATCAACTAACATTGATCAAACAAAAAAAGATGTTATTGTAAACTCATCAAACTATATCTCTACAAATGAAGAGCTTACAAAAAAGTTTTTAAAACTAGGTATTGGTATTGAAAATATGGAATTTTTTGCAGTCTTAAGTGTTGCAAAAGAGTTTGATATTCCTGCTGGCGGAATTTTTTGCATAACAAACTATACTAACAAAAATGCGCATAATGATTTTTTAAAAAATCACGAAGAAGCAAAAAAACTCTTAGATTTACATGTAAAGAGAAGAGTTGAGGAGTTAACAAAAAAATGA
- the hisF gene encoding imidazole glycerol phosphate synthase subunit HisF codes for MNYFAKRIIPCLDVKDGRVVKGVNFVGLRDAGDPVEVAKRYNQEGADEITFLDITASSDNRDTIVDIVAQVAREIFIPLTVGGGIRKLEDIYRLLNVGCDKVSVNSAAIKRPQLIDESAKRFGSQCIVTAIDVKKTGDRYNVYLNGGRVDTGIDALEWAKEVVERGSGEILLTSMDADGTKAGFELSITQLISEAVNVPVIASGGAGTMKHIKEAFEHGADAALAATIFHYREIDIMDLKRYLHDNNIPVRL; via the coding sequence TTGAACTATTTTGCCAAAAGAATCATTCCATGTCTTGATGTAAAAGATGGACGAGTTGTTAAAGGTGTAAACTTTGTAGGACTTAGAGACGCTGGAGATCCAGTAGAAGTTGCAAAGCGATACAACCAAGAGGGCGCTGATGAAATCACTTTTTTAGACATTACTGCTTCAAGTGACAATCGTGATACTATAGTTGATATAGTTGCGCAAGTTGCCCGCGAAATTTTCATACCTCTTACTGTTGGTGGAGGAATAAGAAAATTAGAAGATATCTACAGACTTCTAAATGTTGGATGCGATAAAGTAAGCGTTAATTCTGCAGCTATAAAAAGACCACAACTTATAGATGAGAGTGCAAAAAGATTTGGCTCACAGTGCATTGTAACTGCTATTGATGTCAAAAAAACTGGTGATAGATATAATGTATATTTAAATGGCGGAAGAGTAGATACTGGAATAGATGCGCTTGAGTGGGCAAAAGAAGTAGTAGAACGTGGAAGCGGAGAGATACTTTTAACTTCTATGGATGCCGATGGAACAAAAGCTGGATTTGAGTTAAGCATTACTCAACTGATAAGTGAAGCTGTAAATGTTCCAGTCATTGCAAGCGGTGGAGCTGGAACAATGAAACATATAAAAGAAGCATTTGAACATGGCGCAGATGCAGCACTTGCTGCAACCATTTTTCACTACAGAGAGATAGATATAATGGATTTAAAACGCTATCTGCATGATAATAATATCCCTGTCAGATTGTAG
- a CDS encoding ribonuclease J → MEQEKEQSVKSTSQENRKQYNSNKKYNSDSSRSNNQNVNKAAVAPASANPNKNKSASRGRRRQSLPVDENLRAFVELNQEAHKQRLNPHYKLDLNSKEKIRITPLGGLGEIGGNITVFETQNEAILVDVGMSFPDEDMHGVDILVPDFTYIREIKDKIKAVIITHAHEDHIGAMPYLYKEMQFPIFGSPLPLAMIAGKFDEHHIKEFKQFFNPIEKRKTYKIGNDFEIEWMHMTHSIIDSSSLAITTSAGTVIHTGDFKIDHTPVDGYTADLHRLAYYGDKGVLCLLSDSTNSYNTAPTPSELSVAPALDRVFSKAEGRVILSTFSSNIHRVYQAIQYGVKYGRKVCVIGRSMERNIEVAMQYDYIKLPKNIFVEPEQIASMNDKEILIVTTGSQGEPSSALFRMSIGEHRHVKIKPTDLIVLSSRAIPGNEGSISGMLNHLQRAGAKVANDRDIHVSGHASIEEQKLMLRLVNPKFFLPIHGEYNHVMKHKETGMMCGVPERNIYIMNDGDTVEIAPKYMRKVKTVRTGKTYIDNQNNHKIDDDIVIDRQKLASDGIVMIVAQIDGQHSTMLSKPLVTSFGLVADKQDKAFAKEIEDVLELFLANIKEGLLENARALENDLRQVVRKHIYRKMKKYPLIVPHIFVM, encoded by the coding sequence ATGGAACAAGAGAAAGAACAGAGTGTTAAAAGCACTTCTCAAGAAAATCGTAAACAGTATAACAGTAACAAAAAATATAATAGTGATAGTAGTAGGTCAAATAACCAAAATGTCAATAAAGCAGCAGTAGCACCAGCTAGCGCAAATCCAAATAAAAACAAAAGTGCCTCAAGAGGACGCCGACGTCAAAGTTTGCCAGTAGATGAAAATCTTAGAGCATTTGTTGAACTTAATCAAGAAGCTCACAAACAGAGATTAAACCCTCACTACAAATTAGACTTAAATTCAAAAGAGAAAATTCGTATTACTCCACTTGGTGGGCTTGGTGAAATCGGTGGAAACATAACAGTATTTGAAACTCAAAATGAGGCGATACTTGTAGATGTTGGTATGAGTTTTCCAGATGAAGATATGCATGGTGTTGATATATTGGTACCAGATTTTACATATATTCGCGAGATAAAAGATAAAATCAAAGCAGTAATTATAACTCACGCACATGAAGACCACATCGGTGCAATGCCATACCTTTATAAAGAGATGCAATTTCCAATATTTGGCTCTCCACTTCCATTAGCTATGATAGCAGGTAAGTTTGATGAGCATCATATAAAAGAGTTTAAGCAATTTTTTAATCCTATAGAGAAGAGAAAGACTTATAAAATAGGAAATGATTTTGAAATAGAGTGGATGCATATGACACACTCTATCATTGATTCATCTTCTTTGGCAATTACAACAAGTGCTGGAACAGTTATTCATACTGGAGACTTTAAGATAGATCATACACCAGTTGATGGCTATACAGCAGATTTACACAGACTTGCTTACTATGGAGATAAAGGTGTTTTGTGTCTTTTAAGTGACTCTACAAACTCTTACAATACAGCTCCAACTCCTTCAGAGCTAAGTGTTGCTCCTGCTCTTGATAGAGTATTTTCAAAGGCCGAAGGAAGAGTAATACTCTCTACATTTAGTTCAAATATTCACCGTGTTTACCAAGCTATTCAGTATGGCGTTAAATACGGAAGAAAGGTTTGTGTAATTGGACGTTCAATGGAGAGAAATATTGAAGTTGCAATGCAGTATGACTACATCAAACTTCCAAAAAATATTTTTGTTGAACCAGAGCAAATTGCTTCTATGAATGACAAAGAGATTTTGATTGTTACAACAGGTTCTCAAGGAGAGCCTAGTTCTGCATTATTTAGAATGTCAATAGGCGAACACAGACATGTAAAGATTAAACCTACTGACTTGATTGTTCTTTCATCTCGTGCTATACCAGGTAATGAAGGCTCTATTTCAGGGATGCTTAACCACTTGCAACGTGCTGGTGCAAAAGTAGCAAATGATAGAGATATCCATGTATCTGGACATGCTTCTATAGAAGAGCAAAAGCTTATGTTACGTCTTGTAAATCCTAAGTTCTTTTTACCGATACATGGAGAGTATAACCATGTTATGAAGCATAAAGAGACAGGTATGATGTGTGGAGTTCCAGAGAGAAATATCTACATAATGAATGATGGTGATACGGTAGAGATTGCTCCAAAATATATGAGAAAAGTAAAAACTGTAAGAACAGGAAAAACGTATATTGACAATCAAAATAACCACAAGATAGATGATGATATTGTAATTGACCGTCAAAAGTTAGCATCTGATGGCATAGTTATGATAGTCGCTCAAATTGATGGACAACACTCTACCATGTTATCTAAGCCGCTAGTTACATCTTTTGGACTTGTAGCAGATAAGCAAGATAAAGCGTTTGCTAAAGAGATAGAGGATGTTTTAGAGCTTTTCCTAGCCAACATAAAAGAGGGACTTCTTGAGAATGCAAGAGCATTAGAGAATGACCTGCGCCAAGTAGTAAGAAAACATATCTATAGAAAAATGAAAAAATATCCACTAATAGTTCCTCATATTTTTGTGATGTAA
- the rlmN gene encoding 23S rRNA (adenine(2503)-C(2))-methyltransferase RlmN yields MKPSLLDFRLKELQANIKPSFRAKQIYGWLYHNYAQSFDDMKNIPQQLKDELAKSYVVNLLKIVKKELSNDGTIKYLFELQDGKTIETVWLKMKDEQIDEEGCVTQEAKYTICVSTQVGCKVGCAFCLTAKGGFTRDLTAGEIVAQVVALKKDNDHKHNRMINIVYMGMGEPLDNLDNLSRAIEIFKEEDGLCISGKRQTVSTSGLSNKIDRLGEMDLGVHIAISLHAVDDELRTELIPMNKAHNISSIIEAVKRFPIDTRKRVMFEYLVIKNKNDDLGSAKKLVKLLSGIKAKVNLIYFNPYPDTPYERPQKSDMIAFQEYLINHGLLCTIRDSKGIDISAACGQLKEKTQSELQ; encoded by the coding sequence ATGAAACCATCTCTGCTAGATTTCAGGCTCAAAGAGTTACAAGCAAATATAAAACCATCATTTAGAGCAAAACAAATTTATGGTTGGCTCTATCACAACTATGCGCAAAGTTTTGATGATATGAAAAATATCCCTCAACAGTTAAAAGATGAACTTGCGAAAAGCTATGTAGTAAATCTTCTAAAAATTGTAAAAAAAGAGCTCTCAAATGATGGCACTATAAAGTACCTATTTGAACTTCAAGACGGAAAAACTATTGAAACAGTTTGGCTAAAGATGAAAGATGAACAGATAGATGAAGAGGGCTGTGTAACACAAGAAGCAAAATATACTATCTGCGTCTCAACACAAGTTGGATGTAAAGTTGGATGTGCATTTTGTTTGACTGCTAAAGGCGGTTTTACAAGAGACCTCACCGCTGGCGAAATAGTTGCTCAAGTTGTTGCTCTAAAAAAAGATAACGACCATAAGCATAACAGAATGATAAATATTGTCTATATGGGAATGGGAGAGCCTCTTGATAATCTTGATAATCTCTCACGTGCTATAGAGATTTTTAAAGAGGAAGATGGTCTTTGTATATCTGGCAAAAGGCAAACTGTTTCTACAAGTGGGCTTAGTAATAAGATAGATAGACTTGGAGAGATGGATTTGGGTGTTCACATAGCTATATCTCTACATGCTGTTGATGATGAGCTTAGAACCGAACTTATCCCTATGAATAAAGCTCACAACATCTCATCAATTATAGAAGCAGTTAAACGCTTCCCAATCGACACAAGAAAAAGAGTTATGTTTGAGTATCTAGTCATAAAAAATAAAAATGATGATTTAGGCTCTGCAAAGAAACTCGTAAAACTTCTCTCAGGAATCAAAGCGAAAGTAAATCTTATCTATTTTAATCCATATCCAGATACTCCTTATGAGCGTCCGCAAAAGAGTGATATGATAGCATTTCAAGAGTATCTGATAAATCATGGGCTTTTATGCACAATAAGAGATTCTAAAGGCATAGACATAAGCGCTGCATGTGGTCAACTAAAAGAGAAAACACAAAGCGAGCTACAATGA
- the purB gene encoding adenylosuccinate lyase — protein sequence MIERYSREEMSSKWTMQAKYQAWMDVEKAVVKAWNRLGLIPNDDAKKIIDNAGFSIERIDEIEAITRHDLIAFTTSVSETLGEESRWFHYGMTSSDTVDTAVALQMKSSLELVIEDVKMIMESIKKRAMEHKMTLMVGRSHGIHGEPITFGLVLAVWYDEMARHLENLEQTLVVISVGQVSGAMGNFAHAPLELEEFTCEELGLKPAPASNQVIQRDRYARLATALALMASSIEKFAVQVRHWQRTEVYECEEYFAAGQKGSSAMPHKRNPILTENITGLARMIRAYAIPAMENVALWHERDISHSSTERFWLPDSFITTDFMLHRMNNVIANLTVYPQNMMKNLNLTGGLVFSQRVLLELPLKGVSREDAYRIVQRNAMKVWQEIQQGKPTTNEKGESLYLNHLLADEELRASLSEEAIRECFNYDYYTKNVDRIFDRVFRK from the coding sequence ATGATAGAGAGATACTCAAGAGAAGAGATGAGTTCTAAATGGACTATGCAAGCAAAATATCAAGCTTGGATGGATGTGGAAAAAGCAGTTGTTAAAGCTTGGAATCGATTAGGGCTTATTCCAAATGATGACGCTAAAAAGATAATTGACAATGCTGGTTTTAGCATTGAGAGAATTGATGAAATTGAAGCGATTACTCGCCATGATCTTATAGCATTTACAACTAGTGTTTCTGAAACACTGGGTGAAGAGAGCAGATGGTTTCACTATGGCATGACAAGTTCAGATACAGTTGATACTGCGGTTGCGCTTCAGATGAAGAGCTCTTTAGAGTTAGTTATAGAAGATGTAAAGATGATTATGGAATCTATCAAAAAGAGAGCGATGGAACATAAGATGACTTTGATGGTCGGACGTTCTCATGGTATTCATGGAGAGCCTATAACATTTGGTCTTGTGTTAGCTGTTTGGTATGATGAGATGGCTAGACATTTAGAGAACCTTGAGCAAACACTTGTTGTTATAAGTGTTGGACAAGTTAGCGGGGCAATGGGTAACTTTGCTCACGCTCCACTAGAACTTGAAGAGTTTACATGTGAAGAGTTAGGGCTTAAACCTGCACCTGCTTCTAACCAAGTTATTCAAAGAGACAGATATGCAAGACTAGCAACTGCACTTGCACTAATGGCAAGTTCAATTGAGAAGTTTGCAGTTCAAGTTCGTCACTGGCAAAGAACTGAAGTTTATGAGTGTGAAGAGTATTTTGCTGCTGGGCAAAAAGGCTCATCCGCAATGCCACACAAACGCAATCCTATACTAACAGAAAACATAACAGGTCTTGCTAGAATGATAAGAGCTTATGCGATTCCTGCTATGGAGAATGTTGCTCTTTGGCACGAGAGAGATATCAGCCACTCTTCAACTGAGAGATTTTGGTTACCAGATAGTTTTATAACGACTGACTTTATGTTACACCGTATGAATAACGTTATAGCGAACCTGACCGTTTACCCACAAAACATGATGAAAAATCTAAACTTGACTGGCGGTTTGGTCTTCTCTCAAAGAGTTCTCTTAGAGCTTCCACTCAAAGGTGTTAGTCGTGAAGATGCTTATCGAATAGTTCAAAGAAATGCTATGAAAGTTTGGCAAGAGATACAGCAAGGAAAACCTACAACAAATGAAAAAGGCGAATCACTTTATCTAAATCACCTTTTAGCAGATGAAGAGTTGAGAGCATCTCTTAGCGAAGAGGCTATTCGTGAGTGTTTTAATTATGACTACTATACTAAAAATGTAGACAGAATTTTTGATAGAGTTTTTAGAAAATAA